A region from the Acanthochromis polyacanthus isolate Apoly-LR-REF ecotype Palm Island chromosome 23, KAUST_Apoly_ChrSc, whole genome shotgun sequence genome encodes:
- the frem1a gene encoding FRAS1-related extracellular matrix protein 1a isoform X4 — MGSSGQSSAWKLLPVILLGMTCSSQGSLVKVNKGLKVKRGQQAFLQEGDLQFHIPQQKDACKVEVVLNEPITQRVGKLLPQVFDCHYLTDEVKYVHNGCPFLKEDTVKLRLYRFTETETYMEMFSLHVDILEPECNIIQLGPKSLEVPEFYGLSDAVDGNVVSFHYERKSSLECSVHLSSHNSHLPAHGQLVTGEPEKATKRGDEPESFIHLRQQLDNKARAMCKSEDCLKGLKLVKFTKIPCDDFLVMGLRYQHIDPPSPDVDYIAIRLDLKDTRSGSIYKSEQVWIPVQIVGAMPNQPPKPSFMSMFILEVDQFILTPLSTATLDAEDEETPKQLLVFNITKPPADGFITHLSDHTRPVFSFTWLDLNDMLIGYQPPNSSHTQRRNYEVEFEVHDFFFEKSPSITVHMSVRTADTNAPRVSWNMGLSLLEGQSRPITWDQLQIVDNDNLNTVRLITVDGLQHGRLTVRGGKGFMFTVSDIKAGVVRYHHDDSDSTKDFIIFRITDGPHQTRHKFPIKILPKDDSPPFLITNMLLEVAEGQTALLRGSTLQASDMDSSDDYILYNITRPPQAGEVMKIPGPGLTGYPVSHFLQKDLSQSRVYYRHLGNEVFDDSFEVVLSDFHEPPNLSEPQVVVVHIEPVPDQPPKEVPGSSRCLVIKETEVIHITRQQLHFVDQESPDSELTYTVTTPPFYTGPHSSSPDAGRLFLVDSIPKFTKDSNAPMLRLFTQHAVNFMKVAYMPPIMDIGPYPQYIQFVLSVTNHLGKTVTGICFNVTVMPVDNQPPQVITNPLTVDEGGECWLGPEHLLLSDVDSVEDILKVELQKEPHHGTLQLGGLPLKPGQTFTLQDLKSLKILSRQLRNYG, encoded by the exons GTATTTGACTGCCATTATCTAACTGATGAGGTGAAGTACGTCCACAATGGCTGCCCGTTTTTAAAGGAGGACACCGTCAAGCTTCGTTTATACAG GTTCACAGAGACGGAGACGTACATGGAGATGTTTTCTCTCCATGTGGACATTTTGGAACCTGAATGCAACATCATTCAACTGGGGCCCAAGTCCTTAGAGGTCCCAGAATTCTACGGCCTCTCCGACGCTGTTGACGGCAACGTGGTGTCCTTCCACTACGAGAGGAAGTCGAGTCTTGAGTGTAGCGTTCACCTCAGCAGCCATAACTCCCACCTGCCGGCCCACGGACAACTGGTCACCGGAGAGCCAGAGAAAGCCACCAAGAGAGGGGACGAGCCGGAGAGCTTCATTCATCTCCGCCAGCAGCTAG ATAATAAAGCCAGAGCCATGTGTAAATCAGAAGATTGCCTGAAGGGTCTGAAGCTAGTAAAGTTCACCAAAATCCCCTGCGATGACTTCCTGGTGATGGGTCTAAGGTATCAGCATATAGACCCGCCGTCTCCAGACGTAGACTACATTGCAATTAGACTGGACCTCAAGGACACCAGGAGTGGCAGCATTTATAAG TCTGAACAGGTCTGGATTCCAGTTCAGATCGTCGGTGCGATGCCCAACCAGCCTCCCAAACCATCCTTCATGTCCATGTTTATCCTGGAAGTAGACCAGTTCATCCTCACCCCACTCTCCACCGCTACACTAGACGCTGAAGATGAGGAAACTCCCAAACAGCTTTTGGTTTTCAACATCACCAAACCCCCTGCCGACGGCTTCATCACCCATCTGTCCGATCACACTCGTCCCGTCTTCTCTTTTACCTGGCTTGATCTCAATGACATGCTCATTGGGTACCAACCTCCGAACTCCTCGCATACCCAACGTAGGAATTATGAG GTGGAATTTGAAGTTCATGACTTTTTCTTTGAGAAGAGTCCATCAATAACTGTTCACATGTCTGTAAGGACTGCAGACACGAATGCCCCCAGAGTGTCCTGGAACATGG GTCTCAGCCTGTTAGAGGGTCAATCTCGTCCAATAACGTGGGATCAGCTCCAGATTGTGGATAACGACAACCTGAACACTGTTCGCCTCATCACTGTGGACGGCCTGCAGCATGGACGACTCACTGTCAGAG GTGGAAAAGGCTTCATGTTCACCGTCAGTGACATCAAAGCCGGTGTAGTTCGCTATCACCATGACGACAGTGACTCCACCAAGGATTTCATCATCTTCCGCATCACAGACGGCCCTCATCAAACCCGACACAAGTTCCCCATCAAGATCCTCCCTAAAGATGACAGCCCTCCTTTCCTCATCACCAACATGCTGCTGGAGGTGGCTGAAGGCCAGACGGCTCTGCTCAGAGGCTCCACCCTCCAGGCTTCAGACATGGACTCCAGCGACGACTACATCCTCTATAACATCACACGCCCCCCACAGGCTGGAGAAGTCATGAAAATCCCAGGACCAGGGCTCACAG GATATCCTGTCAGCCACTTTCTGCAGAAGGACCTGTCTCAGTCCCGGGTTTACTATCGACACCTTGGGAACGAAGTGTTCGATGACTCTTTTGAGGTGGTGCTGTCTGATTTCCATGAACCTCCAAACCTGTCAGAACCTCAA GTGGTGGTTGTCCACATAGAGCCTGTTCCAGACCAACCACCTAAAGAAGTTCCTGGTTCCAGTCGGTGCCTCGTGATCAAAGAAACGGAAGTGATCCATATAACACGgcagcagcttcactttgtAGACCAAGAATCACCGGACAGTGAGCTGACATACACCGTTACGACTCCGCCTTTCTACACTGGTCCTCACAG CAGCAGTCCAGATGCAGGGAGGTTGTTCCTGGTTGACAGCATTCCTAAATTCACCAAAGACTCCAACGCACCAATGCTGAGGCTCTTCACACAA CATGCAGTGAACTTCATGAAAGTAGCCTACATGCCTCCAATCATGGATATTGGTCCGTACCCCCAGTATATCCAGTTTGTTCTGTCTGTAACCAACCACCTGGGGAAAACAGTCACCGGGATCTGCTTCAATGTCACCGTGATGCCAGTGGACAACCAGCCTCCGCAG GTTATCACCAACCCTCTGACTGTAGATGAGGGAGGAGAGTGCTGGCTCGGCCCCGAACACCTGCTGCTGTCGGATGTGGACTCTGTGGAAGACATTCTGAAGGTGGAGCTTCAGAAGGAACCACATCATGGAACACTGCAACTAGGAGGCCTCCCGCTAAAACCAGGCCAGACCTTCACTCTGCAAGACCTGAAAAGCCTTAAA atATTATCACGACAGCTCAGAAACTACGGATGA